In Peromyscus maniculatus bairdii isolate BWxNUB_F1_BW_parent chromosome 21, HU_Pman_BW_mat_3.1, whole genome shotgun sequence, one DNA window encodes the following:
- the Tff1 gene encoding trefoil factor 1, translating to MEHKVICVFAMVLMLALSSLAQDQAETCTMTPRERVNCGFPGVTAEQCKQRGCCFDDTVRGFPWCFHPLAIESPPEEDCPF from the exons ATGGAGCACAAGGTGATCTGTGTCTTCGCTATGGTCCTCATGCTGGCCCTCAGCAGCCTTGCCCAGGACCAGGCAG AAACATGTACCATGACCCCCCGGGAAAGGGTAAACTGCGGCTTCCCCGGTGTTACCGCCGAGCAGTGCAAGCAAAGAGGTTGCTGTTTCGACGACACTGTCCGGGGCTTCCCATGGTGCTTCCACCCTCTGGCCATCGAAAGCCCTCCGGAAG AGGACTGTCCCTTCTAG